The proteins below are encoded in one region of Phaseolus vulgaris cultivar G19833 chromosome 1, P. vulgaris v2.0, whole genome shotgun sequence:
- the LOC137813324 gene encoding uncharacterized protein isoform X3 — MKDPKSLVALIKNIGCLGCCKKAPGIISMDEASKGLRTRELAVTKVDGPDGFWSSSTSELDHSAAHSQRSISSIGKSNNPSDPQSSGSSQSGPPEFVNHGLLLWNQIRQQWVGNKGSESIPEIQEPRISYNATSDTLLGNNKPFPQRIPLREMIDFLVDVWEQEGLYG; from the exons ATGAAAGATCCAAAGTCACTAGTTGCCTTGATCAAG AACATAGGTTGTCTTGGATGCTGCAAAAAAGCTCCAGGGATTATTTCAATGGATGAAGCTTCTAAAGGACTAAGAACTCGAGAACTAGCAGTGACTAAAGTGGATGGACCAGATGGTTTCTGGAGCAGCAGCACCTCTGAATTAGACCACAGTGCAGCTCACTCGCAGAGAAGCATCTCATCAATCGGAAAATCAAATAATCCTTCTGATCCTCAAAGTAGTGGAAGCAGTCAAAGTGGTCCTCCTGAATTTGTCAACCATG GGCTTCTTCTCTGGAACCAAATAAGGCAACAATGGGTAGGAAACAAAGGGTCTGAGAGTATCCCAGAAATTCAAGAACCAAGAATAAG TTACAATGCCACCAGTGACACCCTACTTGGGAACAACAAGCCCTTTCCCCAACGCATCCCTTTGAGA GAAATGATTGACTTTCTTGTTGATGTTTGGGAGCAAGAGGGTTTGTATGGATGA
- the LOC137813324 gene encoding uncharacterized protein isoform X1 gives MGLFVVFHSFFGFFGSLHKIHTICFCESFIKQMCSRGCFLEPLVRCFGKKPSFSVFCGDWFRVLMLSSMDRLKLKCKGFFCNIGCLGCCKKAPGIISMDEASKGLRTRELAVTKVDGPDGFWSSSTSELDHSAAHSQRSISSIGKSNNPSDPQSSGSSQSGPPEFVNHGLLLWNQIRQQWVGNKGSESIPEIQEPRISYNATSDTLLGNNKPFPQRIPLREMIDFLVDVWEQEGLYG, from the exons ATGGGGCTTTTTGTTGTTTTTCATTCTTTCTTTGGATTCTTTGGAAGTTTGCATAAGATACATACAATTTGCTTCTGTGAAAGTTTCATCAAACAAATGTGTTCTAGGGGTTGCTTTCTAGAACCGTTGGTTAGATGCTTTGGGAAGAAACCCTCATTTTCAGTGTTTTGTGGTGATTGGTTTCGGGTTCTTATGCTCTCTTCCATGGATAGGTTAAAGCTCAAATGCAAGGGTTTTTTCTGT AACATAGGTTGTCTTGGATGCTGCAAAAAAGCTCCAGGGATTATTTCAATGGATGAAGCTTCTAAAGGACTAAGAACTCGAGAACTAGCAGTGACTAAAGTGGATGGACCAGATGGTTTCTGGAGCAGCAGCACCTCTGAATTAGACCACAGTGCAGCTCACTCGCAGAGAAGCATCTCATCAATCGGAAAATCAAATAATCCTTCTGATCCTCAAAGTAGTGGAAGCAGTCAAAGTGGTCCTCCTGAATTTGTCAACCATG GGCTTCTTCTCTGGAACCAAATAAGGCAACAATGGGTAGGAAACAAAGGGTCTGAGAGTATCCCAGAAATTCAAGAACCAAGAATAAG TTACAATGCCACCAGTGACACCCTACTTGGGAACAACAAGCCCTTTCCCCAACGCATCCCTTTGAGA GAAATGATTGACTTTCTTGTTGATGTTTGGGAGCAAGAGGGTTTGTATGGATGA
- the LOC137815414 gene encoding ethylene-responsive transcription factor SHINE 2-like — protein sequence MVQAKKFRGVRQRQWGSWVSEIRHPLLKRRVWLGTFKTAEAAARAYDKAAILMNGQNAKTNFPAPPLNQPEGATTTATVCEDPFSSPNVLAEHLSRKLKKCCKDPSPSLTCLRLDADNSHIGVWQKGAGPHSDSNWIVRVELGKKHAESESSVSEGSPQKSASDGEEEDEEDRIAMQMIDELLNWNYYPCG from the exons ATGGTACAAGCAAAGAAGTTCAGAGGAGTGAGGCAACGCCAATGGGGCTCATGGGTGTCAGAAATTCGTCACCCTTTGCT GAAGAGAAGGGTGTGGCTAGGGACATTCAAGACAGCAGAGGCTGCAGCAAGGGCATATGACAAAGCAGCCATTTTGATGAATGGTCAAAATGCCAAGACCAATTTCCCTGCACCACCGTTGAATCAGCCTGAAGGTGCCACCACCACTGCCACTGTTTGTGAAGACCCTTTTTCATCTCCCAATGTTCTTGCTGAGCATCTGAGTAGAAAGCTGAAAAAGTGCTGCAAAGACCCTTCTCCATCCCTCACATGTCTCAGGCTGGATGCTGACAATTCCCACATTGGAGTGTGGCAGAAGGGTGCAGGACCACATTCAGACTCCAATTGGATAGTCAGGGTGGAGCTTGGGAAGAAACATGCAGAGAGTGAGTCAAGTGTATCAGAAGGGTCTCCACAAAAAAGTGCTAGtgatggtgaagaagaagatgaagaagatagAATTGCCATGCAGATGATTGATGAGCTTCTTAATTGGAATTATTATCCCTGTGgttaa
- the LOC137813324 gene encoding uncharacterized protein isoform X2, producing the protein MQLCRYVPPLVYGVHGNIGCLGCCKKAPGIISMDEASKGLRTRELAVTKVDGPDGFWSSSTSELDHSAAHSQRSISSIGKSNNPSDPQSSGSSQSGPPEFVNHGLLLWNQIRQQWVGNKGSESIPEIQEPRISYNATSDTLLGNNKPFPQRIPLREMIDFLVDVWEQEGLYG; encoded by the exons ATGCAGCTGTGTAGGTACGTTCCACCTTTGGTCTATGGCGTGCATGGG AACATAGGTTGTCTTGGATGCTGCAAAAAAGCTCCAGGGATTATTTCAATGGATGAAGCTTCTAAAGGACTAAGAACTCGAGAACTAGCAGTGACTAAAGTGGATGGACCAGATGGTTTCTGGAGCAGCAGCACCTCTGAATTAGACCACAGTGCAGCTCACTCGCAGAGAAGCATCTCATCAATCGGAAAATCAAATAATCCTTCTGATCCTCAAAGTAGTGGAAGCAGTCAAAGTGGTCCTCCTGAATTTGTCAACCATG GGCTTCTTCTCTGGAACCAAATAAGGCAACAATGGGTAGGAAACAAAGGGTCTGAGAGTATCCCAGAAATTCAAGAACCAAGAATAAG TTACAATGCCACCAGTGACACCCTACTTGGGAACAACAAGCCCTTTCCCCAACGCATCCCTTTGAGA GAAATGATTGACTTTCTTGTTGATGTTTGGGAGCAAGAGGGTTTGTATGGATGA
- the LOC137813324 gene encoding uncharacterized protein isoform X4, translating into MDEASKGLRTRELAVTKVDGPDGFWSSSTSELDHSAAHSQRSISSIGKSNNPSDPQSSGSSQSGPPEFVNHGLLLWNQIRQQWVGNKGSESIPEIQEPRISYNATSDTLLGNNKPFPQRIPLREMIDFLVDVWEQEGLYG; encoded by the exons ATGGATGAAGCTTCTAAAGGACTAAGAACTCGAGAACTAGCAGTGACTAAAGTGGATGGACCAGATGGTTTCTGGAGCAGCAGCACCTCTGAATTAGACCACAGTGCAGCTCACTCGCAGAGAAGCATCTCATCAATCGGAAAATCAAATAATCCTTCTGATCCTCAAAGTAGTGGAAGCAGTCAAAGTGGTCCTCCTGAATTTGTCAACCATG GGCTTCTTCTCTGGAACCAAATAAGGCAACAATGGGTAGGAAACAAAGGGTCTGAGAGTATCCCAGAAATTCAAGAACCAAGAATAAG TTACAATGCCACCAGTGACACCCTACTTGGGAACAACAAGCCCTTTCCCCAACGCATCCCTTTGAGA GAAATGATTGACTTTCTTGTTGATGTTTGGGAGCAAGAGGGTTTGTATGGATGA